Within the Candidatus Poribacteria bacterium genome, the region ATGTTCCGTAAATTTTCATTTTTTGTGCCTCTCTTTGTATTCCTTCCAATAATTTTTTGCCCGTTCAATATCCCGTCTCTGTGAGGATTTATCGCCCCCACAGAGGAGCAGAACAACTGTGTTATCTACTTCACCATAATAGATACGATAGCCTGGCCCAAAGTCAAGTCGTAGTTCCCAAACCCCTTCACCGACGG harbors:
- a CDS encoding type II toxin-antitoxin system RelE/ParE family toxin, whose protein sequence is MRDVRPRTIDFYQISNGHEPFTEWFLSIRDTSIRRRIQSRLIAIETGNLGDRKSVGEGVWELRLDFGPGYRIYYGEVDNTVVLLLCGGDKSSQRRDIERAKNYWKEYKERHKK